In Fusarium falciforme chromosome 9, complete sequence, the sequence ATTTCGAGACGACGCTACGATCGATTCCGGAGGACGAACGACATGCGCCGAAGAGCTCACCCGGCTACCAACCAGAAGCTTACGAGGGTGTCGACCGATCTCCTTACCTTCTCCGAGGAAAAAGACGGCGACGTGTGGGGGATGAGCCCGTGAAGGAACATGCACAAAGGGATCCAGGAGAATCATCTGATGACGAGTCAGCGCGCAATTTTCCAGACACACCGAGCCCGACAGAGCGGCGATCACATCGAGGAGGGTCAGGAGGCCAGAGAACTCGACGCAGTCAGCGAATTCTGGCGCAACGGCCGcggggtggaggaggaggaggaggaggaagcaaCGACAACGAACAAGACAGGCCGTACTGCACCCAAAAGTGCCTTTTAGGGCTCATCAAGGGCGGTGTCCTCGACCCCAGATGCCCGAACGTGTCACTTCACAGCAGGCAGCCCAACAATCACCGCAGCCACTGCCGTGGCCCAAGCCGCACCTGTGCCCGCCATCCAATCGATCACGCTAActtccttgagcttctctggGAGCAGCTAGAACGGTCATTAGACGACGGGATCACGCCGTTGGGACAGGGTGGTGCGCGCGGCGTACTGTTCAAAGTGATCTTGCTTGCGTATGGCTATACCTTCGTCAGCAAGGGCACGGTTCGGGCATTTGTTAAAGACCTTGAGCACGAGGCGGCGGTTTACGAACGACTGCGACCCATCCAAGGCATACATGTGCCCGTGTTCCTTGGGGCTATCAACCTCGGATTGATGAACAGGATTTATTACTATGACCACCGAGTCTATGTGATGCACATGACATTTCTGTCGTGGGGAGGATATGAGCTTGATCCGACAGGGATTATGGGCGATGTGAGTGGTGTGGGTGGTGTGGGTGGTGTGGAGGGTGTGGAGGGTGTGGAGGAACAGCTCGAAGAGAAGGCGATGCGGTCGTTGCGCGCAATGCACCAACAGGGAGTAGTCCACAAGGATGTACGAACGGCAAACATGCTGTTCAATGCGGAGGTCAATGGGGTCATGATGATTGACTTTGAAAGagcgctgctgctgttggagCCACCTCGACGTCCGTTGGCTCAGCTGGTGCCGAACAAGCGAAGATGGAAGCCAGAGACAGGAAATTGCAGCAAGCCGGCGGCGAGGCCAAGTGATCGAGGTCAAGTCAGCGGGGCATTTTCCGAGGATATtgggatgatgaagatggtatTCAGAGAGCATCATATTGACAAGCCGTAATATAGTTagcagcatcatcatgacaGGACATTTGTTAAACGTAAACTGGCCGGATTTGATACTGATGCAGGTAGACTTGCTCCCTTTTCGAACTCTTCCGCTGTGGGGGTCTTGAAATCCCATTATCTTTTTCTTCGAGGTTAACATATGGTCTAGCGAGCAGACGACCGTCGCGGCAGCAATGATGATGGCGCGGTGTACCTGCAGTTAAGCGGTCAATTTGAGCACATGGTGCAGCTGTAGAAGTATCTGTTGAAATGAGAAGACGGCGTTGTTCATTTTTCTATCTTGAAGTGCAGTAGTGAACCGCTATTTATGTACAGGAACGGTCTCTTGTAGAGTGTTCCTCCTTCCATACTTTGCCACCGCCTTGGTCGCCTCACACTCGTGATCTCCAACAATCATAACTCCAGGCCGAGCGTCATTACCATCTCATGTCTCGACAGGTGTGAATGTGTCGTATGCTGGGCTGGTTTTGGTCAGAAAGCGGGCGTCTATGCAAGTCGTCCATAGTTCTTGCAGAAGGATGATGTCGTATCGTTTGGAATCGGCCAGCGCCAGGGCGCAGTCGTGGGCCGGGGGGATTTGCCGATGTTAGTCTGAAAGATCCTAAGTGGCTTTCTGTCGCTCTTGCGTATCTGTGAATGTCTATTCCTAGTTGTAAGGGCAGGTGATAAGGACTATGCGGCGCTTTCTTGGTGAACCAGGCCTAAGGTGCTCCGGTTCTTCCTGTTGAAATGAGCATGTTGTGttgattaaagaagaagaaagactgGTGCTAACCAGCGGAAACTattgacaagaagacatccacatcctcgCCACTAATGGATCTGAATAGCCACTGGTCCGTTAAACAATGGATCTCAACACTTCCTCCGCTTCGGAGATTGTGACCAGTTTTGCCACAGCGTCAGCAAGGAGGCTGTCTGTTGCAGGCACGGAAAGGGTGATAGCCCCAGCGTATTTCAGACTGTCTGGGACGATCGGTTTTGTCTATAAGCCTGGCAACGCGGCTGCCAAAGAGGGACCGGCATTTATTGGCCGGTCTCAGGAAAGATACAGGCAAGGCCTTGGTCGAGGGGTTATCTGAGATGTGCCGCGAAGGGCGTACATCAACAGGTTTAAGGTCCGTCTGGACTTCTATCACCTCCCCCCAGCCTTTACAGACGAACCGTATCCTGCCCTCGCTCGTTTCAATGACTGGCGCTTCCCTCACAATGCCTTGCCTCCCTTATGGGCCAGGCTCCAACGGAATCTTTCCTCGGGTGCTGAGCCAGAGCGAGTCGGTATCAATAACGGCATTGCTCTCTCAGCAACTAGGTATGCCGACAGGGTGGTATCAGCCCATCTGGTTCCATCTGCGCAGTCGGGCTGGCGTTCAGGGGACCACATCGCAATGTAAGAGAACTGTATAGTAACCTTACTCTAAAATGAAACCTTGGTTTAAAGGTGAGACTGACGCTCGCTATGGCATGGACAGATACGGAGAGACGAACGTGTTTTTCCACGGACCGGGTTAACGCCCCGACGAACCACATTCCGCTGCGCAACGATATCTACAAAATATTTGACAAGCGCCACTTCTGCCTAGTGCTAAAGGAGCCACGCTCGAAGAAGTTCTCGGATGAGGGCGAAAGGGTGGTGGTGCCGAGATAATCCGAAGCCGAGTCAACTTCACCCGAAGGCGACAAGCGCCGGACGGCGAGCTTGAGAATGACAATATCCCTCCTAATACAGCTTCTCAGACTGGGCCTTATCGCTCACGTCTTCAACTCTACGCCGAGCAGATAGCTTCCAAGGCTACGGCATAACTGGCGAGTCCACACCCTGCCATCGACAGTGTCGGCCGAGTGCCTCTTTGCCCGATTTGCCTTGACGGCTTTCTCGCCAACTGTCTTCCGCGACTTTCTTTACGCAACAGAGGCATCATCTAATCCTCGTGTGGGACCCCGGCAAATCTGAGCATGAGGTGCAGGAGGCTAGCCCAGAAAGATGTCGGGCCATATATACTGCTTCAAGGTCTTTGAGTGAAAGTCCGAAGAAGAGATCTTGGATTGATATCGATAGGCAACGGGAAGAAGACAACAGGCGGCCAAAGGAGGACGAATGGGCAAGGGAGTGGAGCAGTAGCGATGAATGGGATGGAGACAGTGGATATCAAGATAGCATATGGCCGCCCGGCGAAGCCTCATCAGAGACAGAAGTTGAAGTTCAACCGCAGGGTAGGACGAAGAAACGAAAATCTAATACCGCTTGGGATGGGTTGTTGGAGTTGGATCCAGACCTGCATCGCCGAGGACTACTTGCAATCTCTTGAGTTGGTTGACGGAGAAATTCAGTGTGTATTTGTGAGAGCCGTCTAGTCCGGCATTCCCCGTGGGAGCTGCCACTCCCCACGAGGAATAAGACGAAATAGAGTTCCCCTCAAGTTACTGTGCGCAGCGACGATACGGGCTCTGCTCCAGGGCAAACCACCCCTTCTTCCGTTATAGGGTTGCTTACGGCCGAAAGCCAGGCGGCTTGTAACACTTCAGGCGATTAcgagcatcaacaacaaagcAGCAAAGACTTTGGCCGTCTTACCGGTCTATGAAAGGGTCGAAGTGCGGAAGGTTTCGCGACCAAATGCAAAGAGAAGGATAACTCTAAAACTTCGGGTCCCACTTATGAAATGTAAATTCTGAGTAAAAGCATTAAGGTCCTTCTTGCAGAACGTTGCCGGCGCGCCACGACCACCACATTGGACTTCGGCCGGCATGGCGTTGCTTCTCGGCGGCAGCGCCTGGAGCAAGAAGCTCGATCATCTTGACATGGCTAGTATAAGAACACGAAGGAGACGTAGAAGCTGACTATAGAATAAAAGCACCCTGCCGATATGCTAACCAGATAGCAGCCGGAGCGAGGATAGCACGGCTCTCTCTCGCTCTACCAGTGATGGCTTTGAGCCACGACGAACCTCCGACCCAGATGGCGCCAACGATAGCGGTGATTTTGCCCAGCGGGCCTATTGCCAGAATAACATTGTCGGCCCAGCCCATGGCTTGGCTCATATTGTGTAGTGGCCCTTTCTCCGAAGAGGACTGGCAGCCTAGATGCAACCTCCCGTCAGTGCGCAGGTTGGCGCAGGGCCAGCTGGAACACGTACAGTGCCAGGTCTGTGAATAGGTTGTTGGAGAAATCGTCGCTAGGACCCGCAGCGAGCACGGGACGAAAGCAGAGGAGCTGCAGGTTGTTTGGCGGCCAGCATTTCGCGCCGGAAGATATCGGTGCTTGTATAAATGTTTTCTCATTCTTGGGTTCGAGAGTAGCCGTGGTTTAGTTGTGCGACAATCACTCGACATTCAGTCTCATAACCTTAGAGCCCACTTCTAACCTCGCCGCACCCTTAATCCTTAGTCGGCGGGCCTAACTCCTCAGGGAGTGCTCGCCCCTCTCAGAATCCGGGGCGCCTGCGAGTTTGGGGCCGCTCGTCATATCTGGCTTGTCACGATAGGTACGGTCCAGTGCGATTGACCGCCTGGAGAACATAGGCTGTGGAGCGCCCGACGAATGACAAGAGAGAAACGAGTtgccgacatgatggcggcaGCCACATTGAACAGCAGTCGAGGGCTCTGGCTTGAGAATCTGTCACAAAGGGAGGTGGGCGGCAAGAAAAAGTAGCAGTGCATGAGGAAAGTTGGCCCGCACTTATGCATGCTGATCAGACAGAAACGAAGACACGAATGGACCATTGCTTGAGCAGCTGAGGGTACGAACAAGACCTACTGGCCCCCGAGGTGTGTGACAAGACATTAGACATAGGAAACGCGTCTGGGGGCGTGCGTTCAGCGGCAAACGCGTCAAGCTCCAGAAAGGCCAGAGGCTCTACCATGATTATCTTATGACAGTTAAGGTGATCTACGTTTCTCTggggaaagagaaaactgCGTCGATCCATTACCATTTTTGGTTTTGATCGGGACCCTTGTCGAAGACCCCCATTGGCAGCTTGTTTAACCAGCTGCAGCCACAACAGCCCTGTCGCAGTGGTCGAGCCTTACTACGTACAAGCAGGGCGGACATGAGCACGCGCCAAACAGGTGCCTAAAGCTGATCAAGTCGTGGCGGGGACACATGGGTATTGGACCCTCGGTTGCGCTTGATCACGGGCGTGGGGGTAGGCGATCCCGAGGCCGGGAAAGCGTATGTTAGCTTGCCGGGCTCTGGCTGGTGTGGAAGGGGTATTCCACGTCGTCAAGAAATCGTGGTGGCGCGGTGAGGGGGTGAACTGTCGACCCAGCGGCAAGTGCGACGGGATTGGGAATCATTggccgtcgtcatcttctctaAGTCCCAAGCTGACACTGAAGGTTGCACTTACCTGAAACCATCGCTTAACCCGCACACCTTTGCCAGATCAAATCGTGGTAGGGGGCTTGATTGAAAGAAGCCCACTATTCTATAGATGGCCTTCatagcaaaaaaaaaaaaaaaaaaaaaaaattggtGTTGCAACCAAGCTTCCTGTCTTACCTCACACGATACGACCGAGTTGCTTGTCTCCCCGCAGCAGCCAAGACAGATAAAACAGGCAGGATGCGGTGTTTTCTCAGCCAACAATGGCGGAAATGCATCAGCCCATTGCTGCCTGATGCTCAAACCTGCAGCACGACAGGATAGTCATGCACTTTGCCATCTAAACTGCAAGTTGCTTTGGTCAAGCCGGGGGGGTAGTGTGGTCAGTGATCAagctcttggtgttgtggatCATTATTATGGATCACTCTTGGTGGTACGGAGGAAT encodes:
- a CDS encoding EKC/KEOPS complex subunit BUD32 gives rise to the protein MGDPNSMEELQRLLQEARQKADKERQRAEEAERGRREEQKRAEKEQQRAEREQQRAEASEQQTQPTTLDEYITGCHSLVFSSFNIERNQKLTSKGPITNPRNKWCPTNLRPWPDFLHQQRITFGTLYDTFPADRRVFENRSFLSGLGNRLAKRKIADEKTLENFLHHSVEDPVKAIVDQLKEVEEVRSAFHLGNGIIFENHAHAISDLAEEVVDRDTPSTPPSTPDHRLDLNQLRPDQICIYRSDNAGSTRRTMIYISEYKTPHKLTAPHLRLGLRPINIYKDVVNRKTIPTSVDPDARFQYHAEKLTAAAVTQTYHYMIEGGLEYGLLTTGEAVVFLKIDWREPETLLYHLAEPDAEVSAAHPDQFHLCTAVGQYLAFSLMALGLPGERRLHGQDERRQATEKLKTWTEDFETTLRSIPEDERHAPKSSPGYQPEAYEGVDRSPYLLRGKRRRRVGDEPVKEHAQRDPGESSDDESARNFPDTPSPTERRSHRGGSGGQRTRRSQRILAQRPRGGGGGGGGSNDNEQDRPYCTQKCLLGLIKGGVLDPRCPNVSLHSRQPNNHRSHCRGPSRTCARHPIDHANFLELLWEQLERSLDDGITPLGQGGARGVLFKVILLAYGYTFVSKGTVRAFVKDLEHEAAVYERLRPIQGIHVPVFLGAINLGLMNRIYYYDHRVYVMHMTFLSWGGYELDPTGIMGDVSGVGGVGGVEGVEGVEEQLEEKAMRSLRAMHQQGVVHKDVRTANMLFNAEVNGVMMIDFERALLLLEPPRRPLAQLVPNKRRWKPETGNCSKPAARPSDRGQVSGAFSEDIGMMKMVFREHHIDKP